The Nitrospinota bacterium region GCCCATTACAGACCCCATCCTGTCTGAAAAGGACACAAGGCTTCCCCGCCTGCGTGATATTTGATTCTTCCTAAATTTAAAAAGTTTTAACCTTCCTGGTGGATTCCGTACCCCAGAAACATGCCTGCTTGAGCAAATTTTACTAAGTTCTGAAAATATCCGAAAATGCCGATTAAAAATTTTTTAAACAAATAGGTCATTTTTTGCTAATTAAATTATTAGTTTTAGCCGTTAGAGGACATAGATAGGAAGCAATTCTTGGAATTGTTAAAATTGGTCCAATCTAATGGCAATCTCAGAAATTTTTGCACAAACACCCATATTTGATAGCCGCAGTTACTCGGCCTCAGTCCAGGCCGCTTTCACTGGGGGACTCAGCCTCAAAACGCGAGAGGGGGACCGGGTCGACCTTTCTTTCGCAAACGAGCAATCCCTCGCAGGGTCGGAATCCCAAACCAAAACTAGTGATGATGGAACCGTTAGTGAAATTTCATCCTCTGCCGTAGCGGCTTCCCAATATTCTCTGGCCGTCCAGGGAGATTTGAACGAAGAGGAGTTGAACGCCATTCAACGGCTGGTCGATCAGGTCGGGCCGATTGCCCGCAGTTTCTTTGCTCGGGCCGAAATCGATTTGGAGGGCATCACCGGGGTTCTCGCCGGTTCACTTGGCGTGATCACGGAGATTGAACTGGAACTTGAGCGGGTGATAACCACCACCTTTTCTTTTCAGGAAATTTCTTCCAATAGACCCATTGAGATTTCTGACCCTGGCAGTGTAGGAAGTGGCGGGTTTTCACAGGAGTCGATCAATACGGATGCAATCAGAAATCTTCCTGAATTGGTATTTGCCGCTGTCGAGGCCGAATTAAAGACACAGGCCGACCAGTTGCCAAAAGGGAAAACTATTTTACGGTCATTGAATGATCTGATGGCTTTACTGCAGGAACAGTTGGGCCAATTTCTGAGTCCGTTGAAGTATAGCGCAGAACCCCGCTTGAAACCTCTCCCTCAGGGAATTGAGACCGCTTCCCCCGTTGTTCAAGTTTAATTCTCTCCTGAACATTTTTGGGCGTGTAGCATAAACTTAACGTGGCCGTCATGGCATCAATGCGCCATTGTTGATGTCGAAAGTTTGCCCGGTGAATGATGTCTGCGCGTCTGAAATTAAAAATGAGATAAATTGGGCGATCTCGTTCGGTTCGGACATTTTGCCGAGCGGAACCTGGGCCATCGCCTGTTCATACGCTTCTTCCCTGGAGATGTTGAGCGCGTTGGCGAACCCATCAAGTCCCTCATGCGCCATGGCGGTGTTGACCCAGCCAGGACATATGGCGTTGACCAGGATTTTGTCGGCAGTCAATTCCGAAGCCAGAGAGCGCATCAATCCCAGCAGGCCGGCTTTCGAAGCGCAATAGGCAGAGTAGCCCGGAACCCCCAGCCGAGCCAGGATGGAAGAAACGATCACGATTTTTTTGTAAGGGTCCGGGTTTTTTTTCAGGAACGGAAGGCATTCCTGAATGGTGAAATAACTGCCGGTTAGATTGGTGTCGATGATCTCCTGCCAGGGATCTTTCTCGGAATAATGATTTTCCCCGCCTATTCCTGCATTGGCCACTACGGCATAAAGAGATTGGATTCCACTTTGCGTCAGGGCTTTACCAATTTCGTACGGTTGCCTGATGTCGCAGGAAAAACTTTGATGGGCTTCGGGATTTTTTAATGATTCCCGAGTGCTCTCCAGGGAGTTCAGGTTTCGACCCAGGAGAAGCAGGGAATAGTCCTGCCCGGCCAGAAGCGTTGCTATAGCCTTTCCAATTCCCTGACCGGCGCCCGTTACCACAATCGATTTTTTCATAATTCTATATCCCGAAAAATTAAGGTGAGTTGGCGGGAAAACTACGGGGCGAACCTAACAATATATTAATATATTCTTTCAGATGCCGGGATTTTTCCAGTTCGTTGGTCTGATCGTAAGCCGCCACCAGATTGTTCATCATTCTTACCAGCGTTTCCCGATGAGTTGCCTGGGAAAGGTGGTGCTCCTCAAACTGGTGGCCAACGCTTTCCACCAAACGAATGCAGTCTTTCCTCTGGAGGATGCGCCCTTGATGAAACGGGTCAAAGTAAATGGGGTCGGTGGCGGAAGCATATTTTACAATATAATGTCCGGGCAGGCCCACGCCAACGATGGGCAGATGCAGCCGCCTGGCGATCAACAGGCACAGGGCGGATAAGGTGATAGGAATTCCGGTTTTGCGCTCCAGGACTTTATTGAAGTAACTGTTGTCCGGGTCGGTATAACTTGAATCGTTGCCGGCAAACCCTTCCTCGATAAAAAGCAATCGGGTCATTTGTTGGACGACCTGCTGAGGCGAATCGTCAGGATTCAAGCGGCTTCCAAGTTTTTCAGCGATCTTGTCCAGAAGGGCTGGTATTTTTTCCGGCCCGGTTCCAGGGTAACGAAACTGCATGAGAAAGATAACACCCTGTTCCAGATCAATATCCCCGCCTCGTGCCGAAAGCACCAACTGCCGGAATTTTTCTCCCAGTTGCCCAGGAAGAATGGCTTGGATGATTTCACTGGCAAGGGCCCGGAGGTTGAGGTTTTCAGTTCGGGTGGCAATCTGCAGAAAGGGGAGGGCATCCTCTCCGATATGAATCAATTGTTCGCGGACTTTGGTGCGGACAAACTCGTCCCTGTCATCAATAAGGCGGATGAGATGGGAAACCTGATTATTATCATTTGGAACGGTCATAAAAAAAGCCCGGACGGTTGTTGTCCGCCCGGGCGTTTTGAAAAATTAAAAGTTAAAGGTCGGGTTGCGGCGTCATTCTGAGATAAGGTTTGATTTCTGTAAACCCTTTAGGAAACTTC contains the following coding sequences:
- a CDS encoding SDR family NAD(P)-dependent oxidoreductase — its product is MKKSIVVTGAGQGIGKAIATLLAGQDYSLLLLGRNLNSLESTRESLKNPEAHQSFSCDIRQPYEIGKALTQSGIQSLYAVVANAGIGGENHYSEKDPWQEIIDTNLTGSYFTIQECLPFLKKNPDPYKKIVIVSSILARLGVPGYSAYCASKAGLLGLMRSLASELTADKILVNAICPGWVNTAMAHEGLDGFANALNISREEAYEQAMAQVPLGKMSEPNEIAQFISFLISDAQTSFTGQTFDINNGALMP
- a CDS encoding transglutaminase-like domain-containing protein; the encoded protein is MTVPNDNNQVSHLIRLIDDRDEFVRTKVREQLIHIGEDALPFLQIATRTENLNLRALASEIIQAILPGQLGEKFRQLVLSARGGDIDLEQGVIFLMQFRYPGTGPEKIPALLDKIAEKLGSRLNPDDSPQQVVQQMTRLLFIEEGFAGNDSSYTDPDNSYFNKVLERKTGIPITLSALCLLIARRLHLPIVGVGLPGHYIVKYASATDPIYFDPFHQGRILQRKDCIRLVESVGHQFEEHHLSQATHRETLVRMMNNLVAAYDQTNELEKSRHLKEYINILLGSPRSFPANSP